From a region of the Qipengyuania spongiae genome:
- a CDS encoding NAD(P)-dependent oxidoreductase produces MEAEPVTDAAPLAVFGAGGKTGTEILRHAVRKGIAVRAFEHTLPEPSDRVDNVEYFQCDVLNDDFSSELEGCRAVISALGIGFSPSTTIDPPPLYTEGTRRLVEAMSTTGISQIVVISAAFVEPQPSVPAWFELTARPALHNILEQMRAWKIFWSARKA; encoded by the coding sequence GTGGAAGCTGAGCCTGTGACCGATGCAGCCCCCCTTGCGGTCTTCGGTGCCGGAGGAAAGACCGGCACGGAAATATTGCGCCATGCGGTCCGCAAGGGCATCGCGGTACGAGCGTTCGAACACACCCTGCCCGAACCATCGGACAGGGTCGACAATGTCGAGTATTTCCAGTGCGACGTTCTCAATGACGACTTCAGCAGCGAGCTTGAAGGTTGTCGTGCGGTCATTTCCGCACTCGGTATAGGGTTCAGTCCATCCACGACGATCGATCCGCCTCCGCTTTACACGGAGGGAACCCGCAGGCTGGTGGAAGCGATGTCGACGACCGGCATTTCCCAGATCGTCGTGATATCGGCGGCGTTTGTAGAGCCGCAACCCAGCGTTCCTGCATGGTTCGAGCTCACGGCAAGACCAGCCTTGCACAATATTCTCGAACAGATGCGCGCATGGAAGATCTTCTGGAGCGCGCGAAAGGCCTGA
- a CDS encoding DUF6692 family protein, protein MNKIALLTLAALPLAACNTNTAVGNDREAQLDPPATAAPIESAASALANLSPGLMLPETMSEADLAALGAENTCQFRLTEVAFPSFVYDNSGRGAIKINGKLIPVTASASGEYANGELRIRTRILDDEGDAGLQMQELIVAGPRMKDEFGFWGYTTCGNSEA, encoded by the coding sequence ATGAACAAGATCGCACTTCTGACGCTTGCAGCCCTCCCGCTGGCGGCCTGCAACACCAATACCGCGGTCGGCAATGATCGCGAAGCGCAGCTCGATCCTCCGGCGACGGCAGCTCCGATAGAGAGTGCTGCGAGCGCTCTTGCCAACCTCAGCCCCGGCCTCATGCTGCCCGAGACCATGAGCGAGGCGGACCTCGCCGCGCTGGGAGCCGAAAACACGTGCCAGTTCCGCCTGACCGAGGTCGCTTTTCCGTCATTCGTCTACGACAACAGCGGTCGCGGGGCCATCAAGATCAACGGCAAGCTGATCCCTGTTACGGCAAGCGCCTCGGGTGAGTATGCGAATGGTGAGCTTCGTATCCGTACGCGCATTCTCGATGACGAAGGAGACGCGGGCTTGCAAATGCAGGAGCTCATCGTCGCCGGCCCCCGGATGAAGGACGAGTTCGGGTTCTGGGGGTACACGACTTGCGGCAACAGCGAAGCGTGA
- a CDS encoding DUF305 domain-containing protein, whose amino-acid sequence MTESTSHSDKGGGGNYWRFMAMVSTSTVIMFFLMYANSFDMDDVFWSETRFWMMFVMGAMMMVVMLLFMWGMYKDRTKNFIILGVGALVFALALWLVRSQTTVDDTEYMAAMIPHHSIAIMTSERASLKDPRVRELAQAIIVAQRREIAEMKYLIEDIEENGPRTEERLPEEMQQ is encoded by the coding sequence ATGACTGAAAGCACATCCCACTCGGATAAGGGAGGGGGCGGGAACTACTGGCGATTCATGGCCATGGTATCGACCTCGACCGTGATCATGTTCTTCCTGATGTACGCCAACAGCTTCGACATGGACGACGTGTTCTGGAGCGAGACGCGCTTCTGGATGATGTTCGTCATGGGCGCGATGATGATGGTGGTCATGCTTCTCTTCATGTGGGGCATGTACAAGGACCGGACCAAGAACTTCATCATCCTGGGCGTCGGAGCCCTCGTATTCGCACTCGCGCTATGGCTCGTACGCAGCCAGACCACGGTCGACGACACCGAATACATGGCCGCGATGATCCCGCACCACTCGATCGCGATCATGACCAGCGAGAGGGCGAGCCTGAAGGATCCGCGGGTTCGCGAACTTGCGCAGGCCATCATCGTCGCGCAGCGGCGTGAGATCGCCGAGATGAAATATCTCATCGAGGACATCGAGGAGAACGGTCCACGCACCGAAGAACGCCTGCCCGAGGAGATGCAGCAATGA
- a CDS encoding potassium channel family protein — protein sequence MIAALILAIALFLASVGVHLSILGAGHRMLDAPGNFSAKLGVALLVLASHLLVATLFAGGFWLGAELGLGGFDKTPAMSAMDYFYFSLINVTTLGLGDIYPTEHLRVIAGVEALTGFALISCSAQLFWTMMKEGENA from the coding sequence ATGATCGCCGCACTAATTCTCGCCATTGCACTTTTCCTGGCCTCGGTCGGCGTGCATCTGTCGATCCTCGGCGCAGGGCATCGCATGCTCGACGCACCCGGAAATTTCTCCGCCAAACTTGGGGTCGCGCTTCTCGTCCTGGCATCGCACCTGCTTGTCGCGACGCTCTTCGCTGGCGGTTTCTGGCTGGGCGCGGAGCTGGGCCTCGGCGGGTTCGACAAGACGCCGGCGATGAGTGCGATGGACTATTTCTATTTCTCGCTGATCAACGTGACCACGCTGGGGCTCGGCGACATCTACCCGACCGAGCACCTGCGCGTCATTGCCGGCGTCGAAGCCTTGACCGGCTTCGCGCTCATCAGCTGCTCGGCACAATTGTTCTGGACCATGATGAAGGAAGGAGAAAACGCATGA
- a CDS encoding APC family permease gives MGTGVMIGAGIFALTGQIAELAGPLFPLSFIVGALVTSLAAYSYIKMSNRWPSSGGIAMILQKAYGPGVVAASASLLMALSMVINESLVARTFATYALRPFGLESSGILVSVAALALIVFAYFVNAAGNKSVSGFSLVMSAIKIGGIALFAIAAIWASGFSGGAFSEPVALSGLDALLASVAFSILAFKGFTTITNSGGEIIDPHRNVGRTIIISITVCVVVYLLVAVAVGASLSTSEIAQARDYSLAAAARPALGELGFYFTVAIAIAATTSGVIASVFAVSRMLTMLTEMKMIPHSHFGMKGPIRSHMLVYTVVVAGTLAVLFDLSRIASLGAFFYLVMDMLVHWGVLRGLREEIGARAWILWSALMADGVVLTAFALAKLKTDPAVVAYAVAGIAAVFGAEWFYLRRNPALREMPATHDGDHR, from the coding sequence ATGGGAACCGGCGTCATGATCGGCGCTGGTATTTTCGCACTGACCGGCCAGATTGCCGAACTGGCTGGACCGCTATTTCCGCTTTCTTTCATAGTCGGCGCCCTGGTCACTTCCCTAGCCGCCTACAGCTACATCAAGATGTCGAACCGCTGGCCCTCCTCTGGCGGCATCGCGATGATTCTTCAGAAGGCCTACGGACCGGGTGTTGTTGCAGCATCGGCATCGCTCCTGATGGCGCTGTCGATGGTCATCAACGAAAGCCTGGTCGCTCGGACCTTCGCGACCTATGCCTTGCGGCCCTTTGGGCTCGAGAGCAGCGGCATTCTGGTTTCCGTCGCGGCACTGGCGCTCATCGTCTTCGCCTATTTCGTGAATGCGGCAGGCAACAAATCGGTCAGCGGTTTCTCTCTCGTCATGTCGGCGATCAAGATCGGCGGCATCGCCCTGTTCGCGATTGCGGCGATCTGGGCCAGCGGCTTTTCGGGCGGCGCCTTCTCAGAGCCAGTCGCGCTTTCGGGTCTCGACGCGTTGCTCGCGTCGGTCGCCTTCTCGATCCTCGCGTTCAAGGGTTTCACCACCATCACCAACAGCGGCGGCGAAATCATCGATCCGCACCGAAATGTTGGCAGAACTATTATCATTTCGATCACAGTATGCGTGGTCGTCTACCTTCTGGTCGCGGTGGCGGTCGGAGCCAGCCTCAGCACTTCGGAAATAGCGCAAGCGCGCGATTACTCGCTTGCGGCAGCTGCGCGCCCCGCGCTCGGAGAGCTTGGGTTCTATTTCACAGTCGCAATCGCGATCGCAGCCACGACCTCGGGTGTCATCGCCAGCGTTTTCGCCGTTTCGCGAATGCTGACGATGCTGACCGAAATGAAGATGATCCCGCATAGCCATTTTGGGATGAAGGGACCGATCCGCAGTCACATGCTGGTCTATACCGTCGTGGTCGCCGGCACGCTCGCGGTCCTGTTCGATCTTTCGCGGATCGCCTCGCTCGGAGCGTTCTTCTATCTCGTAATGGACATGCTCGTGCATTGGGGCGTGCTGCGCGGTTTGCGGGAAGAAATAGGCGCGCGTGCCTGGATCCTCTGGTCGGCGCTCATGGCGGACGGCGTAGTCCTGACAGCTTTTGCCCTCGCCAAGCTCAAAACCGACCCTGCGGTCGTCGCCTATGCGGTCGCAGGTATTGCCGCAGTGTTCGGAGCCGAATGGTTCTATCTCCGTCGGAATCCTGCGCTGCGTGAAATGCCCGCCACACACGATGGAGATCATCGATGA
- a CDS encoding DUF411 domain-containing protein, with the protein MNLKKPSLLRRSISGAALLVLAACSNVAQAATYTMFRDPGCGCCLNWAGHLEDGMNAKVASVDSNDMAAIKTARGVPEELWSCHTMEVDGYIIEGHVPAEAVARLLRERPDGVAGLAVPGMPLGSPGMEAGNRIQPYEVIAFGPTGQSVFASYR; encoded by the coding sequence ATGAATTTGAAAAAGCCTTCGCTGCTCCGGCGATCGATTAGCGGCGCGGCCTTGCTCGTGCTGGCAGCCTGTTCGAACGTGGCTCAGGCAGCGACCTATACGATGTTCAGGGACCCCGGATGTGGATGCTGTCTCAACTGGGCAGGCCATCTTGAAGATGGGATGAACGCGAAGGTGGCATCGGTCGATAGCAACGACATGGCGGCGATCAAGACAGCGCGCGGCGTACCGGAAGAATTGTGGTCGTGCCACACGATGGAGGTCGATGGATACATCATCGAAGGTCACGTGCCCGCCGAAGCCGTCGCCCGACTTTTGCGCGAGCGGCCCGACGGCGTTGCCGGTCTAGCGGTTCCGGGAATGCCTCTGGGATCGCCCGGCATGGAGGCCGGAAACCGGATCCAGCCCTATGAGGTCATCGCCTTTGGTCCGACCGGACAGAGCGTCTTCGCATCTTATCGGTGA
- a CDS encoding class I SAM-dependent methyltransferase, with protein sequence MNGNQLVNNITAPEDHGEFTPLLGKSFLTPLYDRAIGLFTREHLWRQRIVEELHLVPGDRVIDVGSGTGTLLKALMTDCPEAGLIGVEPDPDALALARRKFGAGADLVKWHNGFLESLKLPAGWQPNKIVSSLVLHQVPLRKKQTILETIESLLVPGGTVLISDYMKQDSPLMRSLFRATVQSLDGISDTQPSADGEVEKLFAEIFTEPCLLQRFPTATGTISLWRGYKKGIAQ encoded by the coding sequence ATGAATGGGAACCAGCTCGTGAACAATATCACCGCACCTGAAGATCACGGCGAATTTACGCCTCTTCTTGGCAAGAGCTTTCTGACGCCCCTTTACGACCGGGCGATCGGTCTGTTCACCCGCGAACATCTCTGGCGACAAAGGATTGTCGAAGAACTGCACCTTGTCCCCGGCGACCGGGTGATCGATGTTGGCAGCGGAACCGGCACTCTTCTCAAGGCCTTGATGACGGATTGTCCGGAAGCGGGTCTGATCGGTGTCGAACCCGACCCGGATGCGCTCGCGCTTGCGCGGCGCAAGTTTGGCGCGGGAGCCGATCTCGTGAAATGGCACAATGGCTTTCTCGAAAGCCTCAAGCTGCCCGCAGGGTGGCAGCCGAACAAGATCGTCAGCAGCCTCGTCCTGCACCAGGTCCCCTTGCGCAAGAAGCAGACAATCCTGGAAACCATCGAAAGCTTGCTCGTGCCAGGCGGAACCGTGTTGATCTCCGATTATATGAAGCAGGATAGCCCACTCATGCGGAGCCTCTTCCGGGCGACCGTCCAGTCTCTTGACGGCATAAGCGACACGCAGCCCAGCGCCGACGGCGAGGTCGAAAAACTATTCGCCGAAATCTTCACCGAGCCATGCCTGCTCCAACGGTTCCCGACGGCAACCGGGACGATCTCGCTATGGCGCGGATACAAGAAAGGAATTGCACAATGA
- a CDS encoding Spy/CpxP family protein refolding chaperone — protein sequence MKTTHIVLAVLLAALAGCLGAIAADRWANHEAGSGLHDFVHDELTLTADQEQRLDALEARFAVERARLEGSARAANARLAQAMENEHEYGPEVSAAIDEVHARMGDLQKATVRHVFDMREILEPEQQRQFDRKVSDALTRDPRD from the coding sequence TTGAAGACGACGCATATCGTTCTCGCGGTGCTTCTCGCAGCACTTGCAGGATGCCTCGGCGCGATTGCCGCGGATCGCTGGGCCAATCACGAGGCCGGCTCCGGCCTCCACGATTTCGTGCACGACGAGCTCACCCTGACGGCCGACCAGGAGCAGCGTCTCGATGCGCTCGAGGCCCGTTTCGCTGTCGAAAGGGCACGGCTCGAAGGATCGGCGCGCGCAGCCAATGCCCGGCTCGCCCAGGCGATGGAAAATGAGCACGAGTACGGTCCCGAGGTTTCGGCCGCGATCGACGAGGTGCATGCGCGTATGGGCGATCTGCAGAAAGCAACGGTACGGCATGTCTTCGACATGCGTGAAATTCTCGAACCCGAGCAGCAACGCCAGTTCGACCGCAAGGTCTCCGACGCCCTGACCCGCGACCCGCGCGACTGA
- a CDS encoding RNA polymerase sigma factor, producing the protein MSGAGDNPDEALVSQVRAGNKRAFSKLVEHETGRLLALATRMLSSPSQAEDVVQDSLASVWLTRHRLDPDKPIGPYLTTVVLNRCRDRLRRRKVAGFFGLSGDDELHSIADDLPGPEALAVSREELNLVQAEIARMPLRLREALVLVTIEGRSQAEAADLLGTTEKAIETRVYRARNRLKERFEKL; encoded by the coding sequence ATGTCGGGGGCGGGCGACAATCCGGATGAGGCCCTTGTCTCGCAGGTGAGGGCCGGTAACAAGCGGGCTTTCAGCAAGCTCGTCGAGCATGAAACCGGTCGGCTTCTCGCGCTCGCGACACGCATGCTTTCCTCTCCTTCTCAGGCGGAGGACGTTGTTCAGGACAGCCTCGCTTCGGTGTGGCTGACGCGCCATCGGCTCGATCCGGACAAGCCGATCGGACCCTATCTGACAACCGTCGTCCTCAACCGCTGCCGGGACCGTTTGCGCAGGCGCAAGGTCGCAGGCTTTTTCGGACTGTCGGGTGATGACGAACTCCATTCCATCGCCGACGATTTGCCGGGTCCTGAAGCGTTGGCCGTTTCCAGGGAAGAGCTCAATCTCGTTCAGGCCGAGATCGCGCGAATGCCTTTAAGGCTGCGCGAAGCGCTTGTGCTCGTGACCATCGAGGGGCGTAGCCAGGCCGAGGCGGCCGATCTTCTCGGAACGACCGAAAAGGCGATCGAAACCCGCGTATATCGCGCGCGCAACAGGCTGAAGGAGCGCTTCGAAAAACTTTGA
- a CDS encoding copper resistance system multicopper oxidase, which yields MIAVNRRKFLGAGAGGMGLLGLAGAMPAWARGADILAGNARKGLDEISGPNIDLTVARSAFATGNRRGGAIAVNGTIPGPLLRLQEGTTVRLNVHNQLEEDTSIHWHGLLVPFQLDGVPGVSFPGVKPGETFTAEFPVRQSGTYWWHSHSGLQEQAGHYGAIVIDPAGPDPVQADREYIVVLSEFSAMSPHTIFDKLKKGEGYFNYNQNTWTDDYPLSGEDRRMWAKMRMMPTDILDVSSAAYTYLLNGHGPLDNLEYLFRPGERVRLRFINAGAMTFFNIRIPGLPMTIVQADGQNVEPVEVDEFQIGVAETYDVVVTPGAQQAYTLVAESMDRSGMGIATLASAPGARAAIPPLRDPPLLTMADMGMSGMDHGSSGDAGMSGMDHGSGGDMAGMDHGSSGQSEMAGMAGMSGMQMRDTSLLPPDVKVGPGLDMVSMNPVDRMGDPGIGLADVPHRTLDYRKLRALTPHREGRTPSRRMEIHLTGNMERYMWSFDGKKFSAVSDEPIRFAYNERVRVKLVNDTMMAHPIHLHGHFFELVNGAPADRQPLKHTVILQPGGSAQFDLTADEPGDWAFHCHLLYHMHAGMFQIVTVANPDGSEA from the coding sequence ATGATCGCCGTCAATCGACGCAAGTTTCTCGGAGCCGGAGCAGGAGGAATGGGTCTGCTCGGCCTTGCCGGGGCGATGCCTGCCTGGGCACGGGGCGCGGACATCCTCGCAGGTAACGCCCGCAAGGGGCTGGACGAGATATCCGGCCCCAATATCGACCTCACCGTTGCCCGATCGGCCTTCGCGACCGGCAACAGGCGCGGCGGCGCGATCGCCGTCAATGGCACGATCCCCGGTCCGCTGTTGCGTTTGCAGGAAGGCACGACCGTCCGGCTCAATGTCCATAACCAGCTCGAGGAAGATACTTCGATCCACTGGCACGGTCTGCTCGTGCCGTTTCAGCTCGATGGAGTGCCCGGCGTGAGCTTCCCCGGTGTCAAACCGGGAGAGACCTTCACCGCCGAGTTTCCGGTTCGCCAATCGGGCACTTACTGGTGGCACTCGCATAGCGGCCTGCAGGAACAGGCCGGGCATTACGGCGCGATCGTGATCGATCCCGCCGGACCCGATCCGGTTCAGGCCGACCGCGAATATATCGTGGTGCTGAGCGAATTCAGCGCCATGTCGCCCCACACCATTTTCGACAAGCTCAAGAAGGGCGAAGGCTACTTCAACTACAACCAGAACACCTGGACCGACGATTACCCGCTTTCGGGCGAGGATCGCCGGATGTGGGCGAAAATGCGCATGATGCCGACGGACATCCTCGACGTGTCGAGCGCGGCTTATACCTATCTTCTGAACGGCCATGGCCCGCTCGACAATCTGGAATACCTCTTCCGCCCGGGCGAACGCGTGCGGCTGCGCTTCATCAATGCCGGCGCCATGACCTTCTTCAATATTCGCATTCCCGGCCTGCCGATGACCATCGTTCAGGCGGACGGGCAGAACGTCGAGCCGGTGGAGGTCGACGAGTTCCAGATCGGTGTGGCCGAGACATACGACGTCGTCGTGACGCCGGGCGCGCAACAAGCCTACACGCTGGTCGCGGAGTCGATGGACCGCTCGGGCATGGGTATTGCCACACTCGCGAGCGCACCCGGCGCTCGCGCCGCCATTCCGCCGCTGCGCGATCCGCCGCTTCTGACCATGGCCGACATGGGCATGAGCGGCATGGACCACGGCTCGTCTGGCGATGCCGGCATGTCGGGCATGGACCACGGAAGTGGCGGCGACATGGCGGGGATGGATCATGGTTCGTCCGGCCAATCCGAGATGGCAGGCATGGCCGGCATGTCGGGGATGCAGATGCGCGACACGTCGCTTCTGCCGCCCGATGTGAAGGTCGGGCCCGGTCTCGACATGGTCTCGATGAACCCGGTCGACCGCATGGGCGATCCCGGCATCGGTCTCGCCGATGTGCCGCATCGTACGCTCGACTATCGCAAGCTGCGCGCGCTGACTCCACACCGCGAGGGCCGCACGCCGTCCCGGCGAATGGAAATTCATCTGACCGGCAATATGGAGCGCTACATGTGGTCGTTCGACGGCAAGAAGTTCTCCGCCGTCTCAGACGAGCCGATCCGTTTCGCCTATAACGAGCGCGTGCGCGTGAAGCTCGTCAACGACACGATGATGGCGCACCCCATTCACTTGCACGGTCATTTCTTCGAGCTGGTCAATGGCGCGCCGGCCGATCGTCAACCGCTCAAGCACACGGTAATCCTGCAGCCGGGTGGCAGCGCGCAGTTCGACCTGACGGCGGACGAGCCGGGCGACTGGGCCTTCCACTGTCACCTTCTATACCACATGCATGCCGGGATGTTTCAGATCGTCACGGTCGCCAATCCCGACGGGAGCGAAGCATGA
- a CDS encoding copper resistance protein B — protein MKIRIVSLLASVAAASVLAFPAAAQHAGHSPAEPQQSAEAQADAKTKCEEEAERHRAMGHPVADGACEPAAQPEAAMDRSQMDHSTMDHGAMTAQDGHSGMTMPVDAARPQASPESHEGMDHGSMPQGKPAEGAMDHSQMNHGEMGQAEASSSMDHGQMDHSQMNHGETPSQDRQGMDHSAMQMGSDDDIPLLPPPPEAGSGPARAAVAIWGEEAMNEARRELVRETDGGMRFWFQGDRLEYRAREGKDGYLWDIQGYYGGDIDKFWFKSEGEGSFGETIEGAEVQALWSRAIAPFFDFQAGVRQDLTGPERTHAVIGIQGIAPYQFEVDAAAFVSTKGDVTARFEGELDQRITQRLILQPRAEIALSAQDIPELGIGAGLDRIEAGLRLRYEFAREFAPYVGVSQEWRIGDSADFARAAGEDPSVTNYVVGVRFWF, from the coding sequence ATGAAAATTCGTATTGTCAGCCTGCTCGCATCGGTCGCAGCCGCCTCAGTTCTCGCCTTCCCCGCGGCGGCGCAGCATGCCGGTCATTCGCCGGCGGAGCCGCAGCAAAGCGCCGAGGCGCAGGCTGACGCGAAGACGAAGTGCGAGGAAGAAGCCGAGCGCCATCGCGCGATGGGGCATCCGGTTGCAGATGGAGCATGCGAACCGGCTGCTCAACCTGAAGCCGCCATGGACCGCTCGCAGATGGATCACTCAACCATGGATCATGGTGCGATGACCGCTCAGGATGGCCATTCTGGCATGACAATGCCTGTGGACGCTGCCCGTCCACAGGCATCGCCCGAAAGTCATGAAGGAATGGATCACGGCTCGATGCCGCAGGGCAAGCCCGCCGAAGGCGCGATGGATCATTCGCAGATGAATCACGGCGAGATGGGTCAGGCGGAGGCCAGTTCGTCGATGGACCATGGGCAGATGGATCACAGCCAGATGAACCATGGGGAGACGCCTTCGCAGGACAGGCAGGGCATGGACCATTCGGCGATGCAGATGGGCTCGGACGATGATATCCCGCTGCTGCCGCCTCCTCCAGAAGCAGGGAGCGGCCCAGCGCGCGCGGCGGTCGCCATCTGGGGCGAGGAAGCCATGAACGAAGCGCGCCGCGAGCTTGTCCGCGAGACCGACGGAGGAATGCGCTTCTGGTTTCAGGGCGACCGGCTCGAGTACCGCGCCCGCGAGGGGAAGGATGGATATCTGTGGGACATCCAGGGATATTATGGCGGCGACATCGACAAATTCTGGTTCAAGTCCGAGGGTGAGGGCAGCTTCGGCGAAACCATAGAAGGCGCCGAGGTCCAGGCGCTCTGGAGCCGCGCCATTGCGCCCTTCTTCGATTTCCAGGCGGGTGTTCGCCAGGACCTGACCGGTCCGGAACGCACGCACGCGGTTATCGGTATCCAAGGGATCGCGCCTTACCAGTTCGAGGTCGATGCCGCGGCCTTCGTCTCCACCAAGGGCGATGTGACGGCGCGTTTTGAGGGCGAACTTGATCAGCGCATCACGCAGCGGCTGATCCTTCAACCGCGTGCCGAAATCGCACTTTCCGCTCAGGATATTCCCGAACTCGGCATTGGCGCTGGCCTCGACCGGATCGAGGCAGGTCTGCGTCTTCGCTACGAGTTCGCACGCGAATTCGCGCCCTATGTCGGCGTTTCCCAGGAATGGCGCATCGGCGACAGCGCGGATTTTGCGCGGGCCGCCGGAGAGGATCCGAGCGTCACCAATTATGTCGTCGGTGTGCGATTCTGGTTCTGA
- a CDS encoding YybH family protein, whose translation MTKTLTRIAATALVAALIPLPAFAQQMDHSSHANHQMHAMDASADDVAGAEETLKAYRTALEARDTQAMRALFAEESAIFENGKAEGSFANYMEHHLGPELDAIVSFTFTDPTLTVTRMGHMAHAYETYGYRIELSDGRVIERDGVATSVLAHDADGWRIVQYHSSSRALRN comes from the coding sequence ATGACCAAGACTTTGACACGCATCGCGGCGACTGCGCTTGTTGCCGCGCTGATACCGCTGCCAGCCTTCGCGCAGCAGATGGACCACTCTTCCCATGCGAACCATCAGATGCACGCGATGGACGCTTCGGCGGACGATGTCGCGGGCGCTGAAGAAACCCTCAAGGCCTATCGCACCGCTCTTGAAGCGCGCGACACGCAGGCAATGCGCGCGCTCTTCGCCGAGGAGTCGGCGATCTTCGAGAATGGCAAGGCCGAAGGAAGCTTTGCCAATTACATGGAGCACCATTTGGGCCCCGAGCTCGACGCGATTGTGAGCTTCACCTTTACCGACCCCACGCTGACCGTCACCCGGATGGGGCACATGGCCCATGCCTATGAGACGTATGGCTATCGCATCGAACTTAGCGATGGCCGGGTGATCGAGCGCGACGGCGTGGCGACATCGGTGCTTGCTCACGATGCGGACGGGTGGAGAATCGTCCAGTACCATTCCTCGTCGCGCGCGCTGCGCAACTGA
- a CDS encoding PepSY domain-containing protein produces the protein MATPSLKLRLHVLGSKIHKWLAIFVGVQVLLWMGTGALMSFLNLEEVRSEHVVSREQEALPADAPLPAWVANDGTLAAVSTRSLDGDAVTEVRKVDGSVSLHEPVGTEFRGPFPAWQVTYADEASTRLYIDASSGTLGAARSDTWRLFDFIWGLHIMDWTERDRINSWWLLLFGIGGTIIALSGFVLLANRMPRLRRRTKKSKLA, from the coding sequence TTGGCAACGCCGTCGCTGAAGCTGCGCCTGCATGTGCTCGGCAGCAAGATCCACAAATGGCTGGCGATTTTCGTCGGTGTCCAGGTTCTCTTGTGGATGGGAACCGGCGCCCTCATGTCGTTTCTCAACCTGGAAGAAGTTCGCTCCGAACATGTCGTTTCGCGTGAACAAGAGGCGCTGCCTGCCGATGCCCCGCTCCCGGCCTGGGTCGCAAACGACGGTACTCTTGCGGCGGTGTCGACGCGTTCGCTCGACGGCGATGCCGTGACCGAGGTCCGAAAGGTCGACGGTAGCGTGAGCCTTCACGAACCGGTGGGGACCGAGTTTCGCGGCCCTTTTCCGGCCTGGCAGGTCACCTATGCTGACGAGGCTTCGACGCGCCTCTACATCGATGCCAGCAGCGGTACCCTCGGGGCGGCGCGTAGTGATACTTGGCGCCTGTTCGATTTCATCTGGGGCCTGCACATCATGGACTGGACCGAGCGCGATCGCATCAACAGTTGGTGGCTTCTGCTGTTCGGCATTGGCGGCACGATCATAGCCCTGTCGGGTTTCGTCCTGCTTGCGAACCGGATGCCGCGGCTGCGTCGTCGCACAAAGAAGAGCAAACTCGCCTGA
- a CDS encoding DUF2231 domain-containing protein, with the protein MKAPSFLALLVASLLFVGPVHAHGDEKHGEEASAAPAATNGDAHDQAAMAQMGETADAGESSGAHDEAGGGHDEAVGHADEGEAGVMAVLKKLHPATIHFPIALFLMAAATELFVMRRKGAGLESAVRVLAYGGAIGAVVAVLFGWIHTGLWFGGDTVMQVHRWNGMLIAVLGIAMAYLASRPSQSRAWLRASIFSMAALVLIQGFLGGELAHGANHLGISWL; encoded by the coding sequence ATGAAAGCCCCCTCATTCTTGGCGCTGCTCGTCGCAAGCCTGCTCTTCGTCGGACCCGTTCATGCTCATGGCGACGAAAAACATGGCGAAGAGGCGAGCGCCGCGCCTGCTGCCACCAATGGCGATGCGCACGACCAGGCGGCCATGGCGCAGATGGGTGAGACTGCGGATGCTGGCGAATCCTCTGGCGCGCACGATGAAGCGGGCGGAGGTCATGACGAGGCCGTTGGCCATGCGGATGAGGGCGAAGCCGGCGTCATGGCCGTACTGAAGAAGCTGCATCCGGCAACGATCCATTTCCCGATCGCCTTGTTTCTCATGGCTGCGGCCACCGAATTGTTCGTGATGCGCCGGAAAGGAGCGGGCCTGGAAAGTGCGGTGCGCGTGCTTGCCTACGGCGGGGCCATCGGCGCGGTGGTCGCAGTCCTGTTCGGATGGATTCACACCGGGCTGTGGTTCGGCGGCGACACTGTCATGCAGGTGCATCGATGGAACGGTATGCTGATCGCGGTTCTCGGTATTGCGATGGCCTATCTCGCGAGCAGGCCGAGCCAGAGCCGCGCCTGGTTGCGCGCGTCGATCTTCTCCATGGCGGCGCTCGTTCTCATCCAAGGCTTCCTTGGCGGCGAGCTCGCGCATGGGGCGAACCACCTCGGTATTTCCTGGCTCTGA